aatagAAATAACATTAGCAACACACTTTGGACCGATTATATATGGCGCATCCTGACTGTAAATTATGACCCATAAATAGGAGAGCATTGTGAGTATGGCAGTTGCCGGAGCAATCATAGGAGCAGCAATTGGTGGATGGGCGAATGACCGATATGGGAGGAGAAGTGCAATCCTCATAGCTGATTTCCTATTCTTCACTGGAGCTGTTATCATGGCTTCTGCTCCTGGCCCAGCTCTTCTCATCATTGGTAGAGTTTTTGTTGGACTCGGTGTTGGAATGGCATCTATGACTGCCCCTCTCTGCATTTCAGAGGCTTCTCCTGCAAAAATCCGAGGTGATCTTGTCAGTGCCAATGGATTTCTCATTACTGGCGGCCAGTTCCTCTCTTATCTCATCAACTTGGCCTTTACCAAGGTAAAGCTAAAACTGAAGCTCTGTGAATTTGCCCATTACCATGCAAGCTTATTTGAAGTTCGTTTTATACCCAAGTTTGTAAGAGAGATTTTTCACTAGACAGGTTTATTTGATACTTACTTGTACATCACATGTTCTGTTTGGTAAATACGACAATGCTATAACTTGCCATGTGTTTTCAAGGCACCAGGAACATGGCGGTGGATGCTTGGGATTGCAGGAGTTCCAGCTCTGCTGCAGTTCAGCCTAATGCTTCTTCTTCCAGAGTCCCCCCGCTGGCTATTTCGCAAggttctccttttatttttctctaacatttgCTTTCCTAATTCTTCATAAGAAATTCTATTTTTCCTACCTCTAAGACTTTACATACTGcagggaagagaagaagaagccaAAGCCATCCTCAGGAAAATATATCCAGTTGATGACGTTGAAACAGAAATCCAGGATCTAAAGGAATCAATTGACAAAGAAATTCTGGAAGAAGGGGGTTCTGAGAAGATCAATCTCATCAAACTATTGCAAACCAAAACAGTGAGAAGAGGACTCATTGCAGGTGTTGGCCTTCAGGTTTTCCAGCAGTTTGTGGGCATTAATACAGTCATGTATTAATTACAGTCCCACTAATACCATGGTTCAGTTGGCTGGTTTTGCTTCTAACCAAACTGCACTCCTCCTCTCACTTGTCACTGCTGGGTTCAATGCCTTGGGCTCTATTGTGAGCATATACTTCATTGACAGGACAGGAAGGAAGAAACTCCTAATCATCAGTTTGTTTGGTGTCGTAATCTCTCTTGGACTTCTATCAGGAATTTTCCGTGAGACTACAACTCACTCACCGATCGTTATAGCAACTGAATCAAGCTTTGCTGCCTACACCTGCCCAGATTACAGTTCAGTCACAAATGCTGCTGGTTGGGACTGCATGAAGTGTTTGAAGGCTTCACATCCAGATTGTGGGTTCTGTTCTTCAGCTTCTGATAAGGTACATTACACCTACCACTATATTAATCCTACCCATAGCATGGTTCTCATTAACCAGTAACCAGCTACACTGCAATAAAATCTCAATTCTAAAATACGGGATGTTCAAAAGCTAACAAAACGTTCAACAATTTGGACCTCCTTGATATTGAATCGCTAAGCTCGCTAATAAAATGAAGCGACCGACTTGAAACACGGTATCCTTCCCGCTACTGAAGAATGAGAAACAACTAGTGTCTGAGACATGGAAACAAACAGAAATACTTTTGTCTCAACTAATTCAAAAACCCTCCTTCTAAGAAATCCTGCCAGAGTAATCTATGATGATGTTTTATTGCAGCTACTGCCAGGATCATGTTTGATCTCAAATAGCACAGTCCGTAAGAGCCATAGGGAATGGTACACAAGAGGATGTCCAAGCAAATACGGATGGGTTGCACTAATTGGCCTGACACTCTACATCATATTCTTCTCTCCAGGAATGGGTACTGTCCCATGGATTGTCAATTCTGAGATCTACCCTTTGAGGTTTAGAGGGGTCTGTGGAGGAATAGCTGCCACTGCAAACTGGATCTCAAACCTCATCGTTGCCCAGTCCTTCCTGTCCTTAACACAAGCAATTGGGACATCCTGGGCATTGTAATTTTTGGGATCATATCTGTTGTGGCTTTGATCTTCGTCCTAATCTATGTGCCAGAAACAAAGGGGCTTCCAATCGAGGAAGTTGAGAAGATGTTGGAGCTTAGAACCCAGCACTACAAGTTCTGGGAGAAGAGTTCTGGCCCATTAGAGAAGAGCCAAGAAATGTGAGGAGTGGAAGGATGACATCCGTTTGAAATTCGAATTAGGGCTTTCTTAGGGTATGCCTTGTTTACAATCTAGCAAAGCATATAACGTTTCTCACCAGTTGATGCCTTCATGAAGAATGGGACAGTCCTCAATTTGAGTCAATAGTTCGAATGCTAATCAAGTCTTACTTAACatactctcttttcttttcccaagGTTAAATGCCACTGTTGATAAAATTCTATTGACATCATTAGCATTCAAAATTACAGGATAGCTAATCAAgtcttatttataaattttttttatattctttttttttataatatgatcaaaaataataattattcaaatatCCACGACTTCCATAAAACATACcccatttatttcttttttattatttcttataaataaaaataaattaaggagaAATCCTACCTGCTTGGCATACTGATTATGAACCACTCATGTCTTGAAATCTAACCAAAACAATAACTCTTGTTATTAaccaaaatatttcattatcATCTTTTATACCAACTCTTGGAATTATATAACACACTACTTAATTATTTCCatataattatcatatttttacacTAAATataccaataacatttattatttcatttttcatgttaCGAATCGGTTCGACTAACTTACCTTTTCATATCAAACATTTATtgttgttgaaaaaacaaaagctataaatttaatttgaatgataaaattaaaaaccataaaaactgaCAAAAAGACCaaggaaaaaaccaagaaatcaaaagaagtaccaaatttaaatattaattattattcaaaaaaacaaaaaatataaaattgatttgaaagataaaattgaaagcataaaaactttaacaaaagggaaaaggaacaaaataagaaatcaaaagtagaaggaccgaaccgaaaaatattatatatacaaataagaattgaaggattaaattgaaaaataataaaactttaacaaaagggaaaatgacaaaaataaacaatcaaaactaaaaggactgAATCtgaaaaagcaataaaaataggGACTATAATGCATCTCTTgtataagagagagaaatgaagcaGGGAAAAAGAAAGGGCAACTGGCAATAAACCGGTCACCTTTAGATAACACGCACCAACCATAAAGGAAGACGACACAATAGAGAACAAAATGAGACGACATAAGAAAAATTTCAACCACCGGGAGGCGCTGCACACGCTGCCCAAAATATGTGGTGCCTCCCTCGCGTTGGCGTTTTATGCACACGCCAACAactttttgaattaaaaaatatttattaaatgttaaattaattcatCACCCTTGACCAACCtagtaattataaaaataaaaccttgaaGAAAAGACGTCAATACCCCTATATACACGGCCTTTTTTTTACTCCAAGGACAATTGTATAATTGTACTTATCCAACAAtgttagctttttttattattattctaggggtattttagttattttattatgcattAAAAGATGAATCAAGAAAAACACCcctaaacaaatcaataatgaCAAATGAATTGTGTGAAAAGACGAAGACACTCTTGAATCAaagataatcaattttttagccAATGACATATACATCACTCCCATATTCTAATGAATAATAAAGTGTCTATGGCTATAAGGAATTCACCTtcccttttagtatattttttattttttacatggaCAACTCTTGACCTCAAACTGTTTATATGGTACTAAATCATTGGCTCATGCTCTACTGTagattggattaattttttttaatgtaaaaatatatccaAGCATTCTCaacttgttttataataaaaaacatctaatcATGAACTCAAAATATGATATGtattggttgatattttttaaaaatattgatacaatgacatattggatgtcatttaaaaaaaatattgagacaacgaCATATTAGAAAGACCTggattaacctgttaaatctgCAATCCAGGtcataaaatcatgataacccaataaaaatcaaatcaaaataaattataaaattcaattcctaatcaacctaatgttgacggtcgaaattgaaaaaaaataaattaaaaaaggataaaaaaaaaccaattcagCTCAGATTAACCTGCCAAACCCGCAACCctagtcatgagattgagataaccctatacaaagcaaataaaaaaaaatcatgaagctcaatttccaaccaactcaatattgaaagatgtaatcgagaaaaaaaaatcaattaaaaaaggacaagaaaaaacaactcaaaaaaacTTGAGCTAACCCCTTAAACTCGTGACACAAGTCATGAGaacataataatttcataaaaagaaattaaaaaactaactaaGCTTTATTTCCAATAGATCCagtgttgaaagttgaaatcaagaagaaaaaaaagctaaatctgtgagactaggataactccatagaaagcaaattgaaaaataatgtgAAGCCTAATTCCCtaacaatctaatattaaagaatgaaattaaaaaaaaactaaaaaaaagattgagttgttgtaaggtgaaattgaaaaaaaaattcaattaaaaaaagaccaaaaaaatatattgagtcaACCCGTATCAACCCATCAAACTCGTAACCTGAGTCATGAAATcaggataaccttatagaaagcaaatcaaaaaatttatgaagtccaattaaaaaattattcaattaaaaaaggtgCATAAAAATGAACAGATtcaacttgtcaaactcgtgatccggatcatgagatcaggataacctcattgaaagcaaatcaaaagaaattttgaagTTCAATTACCCCATGCTGAaggatgcaataaaaaaatcaattagaaaaaacaacaaaaaaaatgatcgtaaccaaatcaggttaacttattaaactcgtgatctaggtcatgagactgaaataacttcataaaaaaaaaataaaagaaatcacaaAACTACATTTCCAACATATCTaatattgaaagttgaaattgagaagaaaaaaaaaactaaatccataCGACcagataattttatagaaaacaaattaaaaaaaattacaaagcccaAATCCCaagtaatttaatattgaatgataaaattgaagaaaaaagctaaatgaaaattgagttattgaagagtgaaattgaaaaaaaaatcaattaagaaaggACCAAAAAACTGAGTCAATTTGGATCAATCCATCAAACCCGCAACTCagatcatgagatcgggataaccccatgaaaaaaaaaaatatacgaagcctaataaagaatatattcaaataaaaaaggaataaaaaaatgaacatagTCAACctgtcaaaaaacaaataaaaaatatatgaaatccaatttccaaccaatccaattttaaaacatgaaatgaaaagattcaattagaaaaaacaacctaaaaaaccCAATTCAAGAGTCAACTtaagttaacatgttaaacttgcaaccatattaattacattaagataaatttatagaaagtaaataaaaaaaattacaaagcttcaTTTTAGAGAAATctattattgaaaattgaaataaaaaataaacttcataaCACAGGTatataatccaataaaaaaaattataaatcaatgaGACCACGGTCAAaggaaaaattatcattttgtcaCATACTTGTTCGCACAGTATCCAGATGTTATGTCAAGTGAATAATGAGTAAGTTGTTGTAGTTTTATTCTATTTGtatgatgtttatatatattgctGCAATGTTGCTTAATGTTGCTTGTATTAATTGatggaattatttttattgtgcagAGGGAAAAGCAAAACTAGCTTTTCCATAATTGGAGATGACCACTCCACAGCCTCTAACCCCCCGGCGAGCAAACCACTTCTCCATACTTGTTAATGGCCAACCCTTCCCCGGTTATCAACCCCTATCTCCACACTTGTCAATGGCCAACCTGTCCCCGGCAACCCTGTTGATAGCAATGTCCCCGACTACCCCTCCATAATTAACTTTTAGGGGTATGAATtttagggtgatgaatcatatcttaattaattatatactttcatatagttcatgttacattaaataattgtttgttttttattcttaattagaACAATATGTAGTaggatcaaaatataacattctctatataagataacttagtaatATCAAGTCTAAAGATCTCTTACACAACCGTCGCGAGAATCTTTCCATAAACACAAATGATGTCTCCATACATAATTCTCATGCGGGccagttcagtgtacatgtcatttGACAAGCATCTATATATTAGTACTAGGTGTTATAagttatttttgggttattccccaaaatttacctttttccttgtaaaaaaaaaagcaaaagaaataaaacaaaaagattggTAATTTGGAAAAAGCTAGCTGAGGAAGGTCCCAGATATATACAGAAGAATCAAGTTGgaattttggatgaaatttggAGCCTAATCATACCTCAATGTACCCAagtgatgtgaacctcgtgatcacgtggtcacgcaacccacaatcaagattgagatctgatctcgAAAAGcagaaataggtctgataggagtgtgacacaatgaaaacctgccccaagacaccaacattattggaatgagtagaatgacgccacgaagccaattaatcttcgataagtcaaattcagttcgttcaaaaattgaagaatgcaagaatcactctcacacgttaaaattgaaaaattcagaagtaataatcatcaaaggctgctgaaatttaggttaaatgtgtttaaatagttcttaaaagtaaccctaatggatctacccttgtggaCTGAACTGACCCCCATACAAAACTGAAAaacccataacctgatccaaacaagccttggatcctagctcaaaacaaagttttaattaagcctaaacatgaaagaaaataataaaaataactagtttatcaTTAAATACCGCTAGCCcttttttccttgtgtagctaggatgaataaggaatccttataagaaaaggtttctgaaacattaatgaatccttgtcacacttggagattatattgcagttCATTAAAGATCGtcgtggaactaggaaatttcCAAAACCAACTACcacatccttgtaagaaaagaaacttaaccaaataggaagtccacaagtcaaaagaaagtaaataacaaaattcatacagcctctgttgaccagaaTTCCCATGCCTTCCCAACAccaattgacctgaaatttcaacccaaggtaggacaacatgtctaGAGAGTTCACGTAACATTTTAACCcaatccaacggtcagattgagaattatgattgttgtcgTAAACCTGAACTGTTGCACATTTTACACCgaaatctgaatctgaccttCTTGGGTCGTATCCCAAGGCTGAACCATATCACCAAGACTAGAGAAACAATGTAGATTctaggtcaaattaaatgatttttggacagatctgcataaaaatcaagtctagagatataattagatttttaataggtcaatttgatttaaacatgggccaaattaaaagtttgattatgtttaagaattaatttgggtccaattaaaatatttaagtaggtgcaaggacttaattatacttttaatgggtcaaattaattttttttagggacttaattggtgaaaattaagtttggaaaccCAATTCgggcttaattaagaagattggaattttagaggaccaaacttaatttttacgaagtcaattgattgaaatcaaaagtaaaattgtaagaaaattgaTCACGCAactcacaatcaagattgagatctgatcctggaAAACTAAAAtgggtctgataggagtgtgacacaatagaAACCTGTcacaaggcaccaacactattggaatgaaataGAATGACGTCATGAagtcagttaatctttgataagttaaattcagttcattcaagaactgaagaatgcaagaatcactttcataagttaaaactaaaaaaatcagaagtaatattcatcaatggttactgaaatttttgttacatgtgtttaaatagttcttaaaaattaaccctaatataTCTACCCTAGTGGGCTGAACTGAACCACAtacaaaactaacccaaaaacATTAAACTGAAAAGCTCATAGCCTGATACAAACAAGCATTTGATCCTAGctgaaaaataaagtattaattaagcccaaacatgaaagaaaataattaatatgtcattaaataccatcagcccttctttctttgtgtagctaggatgaataaggaattcttataagaaaaagattctgaaacattaatgaatcattgccacatttggagattatattgcagctcatgaaagattcttgtggaactagaagattcccaaaacaagctctcACATCCTTGTAGAAAAAGGGTCATtgtcaaataggaagtccacaagtcaaaatgaagtaaataataaaattcgtACAGtatgttctgacctatatcgcaagtcctTGCCGAACTCCAATTCACCTTAAACTTTCCCCAACATAGACCAATACCTCTGGAATCTTTTGGTAAGGTTTCATCTCAATCAAAcggttggatttggagttatgctcaatatcataaaaatggATGGTAGAAAAGCTTAcaccaaaatctgaatctgaccttgcttgggtcgtatcacaaggttGAACCATATCAGCACCACAGAACTTATAGGGGGAGGAAATTATAACTGCCACTTATATACTTAATAAATTAGCCTATAAATAGTTAGAAAAGACATCatataaattatgaaatggTAAAAGACCTTATAAATACCTTAAAGTCTGAGGGTGTCTTGCAAAGGTAGTACCTGATCCTAAAAGGGTTAAGATGGGACATAAAACTatggattttatatttattagataTGCATATCAATTTCTTGTACACAAGTCAATTATTGGGGATGCTACATTCTTTGAATATGTGTTTCCATGGAAAGGAGCACAAGAAAATCATTCACTTAAGAGAACGAATGAGGCTAGCTTCAGTAATCATCATCAATCAGAAGATGACAAAATTGAGTTTAGAAAaagtaaaagaacaaaaacaactaaaatatttGGTCTTGATTTCTTAACATACCTGCTAGAAAATGGATCTTGAGCCTACTTCGAGGTAACATCCTGTCCAGAAACTTCCTATTGAAAGGAGGCAGTCAATAATGAAGTTGAATCCATTATGAATAATCATATATGGAAACTATTGTAACTCATTCTTGGGTTCTTGCCTTAAATTTaccttttttcctttcaaaataaaaattaaaaaaaaaaagcagcaatAACAAGAAGAATGTCAACTTGGCAAAAGTAGGCTAAGAAAGATTTCagatatataaaaagatcaagCTGCGATTTTGGATGGAATTATAAGCCTAATCACCTCCATTATACCTAAGACTAAAAAGACAATACAGATTCAAGATcgaattaaatgattattgaacAGATCTATATAAACATTAAGTCCAAcgacttaattagatttttaataggccaattcaatttaatcatgggccaaattaa
The DNA window shown above is from Populus trichocarpa isolate Nisqually-1 chromosome 4, P.trichocarpa_v4.1, whole genome shotgun sequence and carries:
- the LOC18097742 gene encoding LOW QUALITY PROTEIN: probable inositol transporter 2 (The sequence of the model RefSeq protein was modified relative to this genomic sequence to represent the inferred CDS: inserted 1 base in 1 codon; deleted 1 base in 1 codon): MEGGIHTGTTDASAFRDCLSSAWKNPYVLRLAFSAGIGGLLFGYDTGVISGALLYIRDDFRSVDRETLLHESIVSMAVAGAIIGAAIGGWANDRYGRRSAILIADFLFFTGAVIMASAPGPALLIIGRVFVGLGVGMASMTAPLCISEASPAKIRGDLVSANGFLITGGQFLSYLINLAFTKAPGTWRWMLGIAGVPALLQFSLMLLLPESPRWLFRKGREEEAKAILRKIYPVDDVETEIQDLKESIDKEILEEGGSEKINLIKLLQTKTVRRGLIAGVGLQVFQQFVGINTVMYNYSPTNTMVQLAGFASNQTALLLSLVTAGFNALGSIVSIYFIDRTGRKKLLIISLFGVVISLGLLSGIFRETTTHSPIVIATESSFAAYTCPDYSSVTNAAGWDCMKCLKASHPDCGFCSSASDKLLPGSCLISNSTVRKSHREWYTRGCPSKYGWVALIGLTLYIIFFSPGMGTVPWIVNSEIYPLRFRGVCGGIAATANWISNLIVAQSFLSLTQAIGTSWXIVIFGIISVVALIFVLIYVPETKGLPIEEVEKMLELRTQHYKFWEKSSGPLEKSQEM